Proteins from one Listeria innocua genomic window:
- a CDS encoding TetR/AcrR family transcriptional regulator, translating into MDRRIKKTKQALNQALFTLLDERPFQQITITDIVTVADVNRGTFYKHYRDKEELLDSIIDEVLADLQKAYQDPYTHKTPFSIQTLTPSMIKIFDHVYGHQAFYTQVIKSTIRPSFQNQVCDVIRELILNDFDYSADSSSIEPMLLASYQAHAIFGMIVFWAEENFAHSPAFMSEQLLHIIQAKNKVV; encoded by the coding sequence ATGGATAGAAGGATTAAAAAAACAAAGCAAGCCTTAAACCAAGCTTTATTTACTCTTCTTGATGAAAGACCTTTTCAACAGATTACGATTACGGATATTGTTACAGTAGCAGATGTTAACCGAGGCACGTTCTATAAACATTACCGTGACAAAGAAGAACTTTTAGATAGCATCATTGATGAAGTGCTGGCTGATTTACAAAAAGCGTATCAAGACCCTTATACACATAAGACGCCTTTTTCCATTCAAACACTTACACCTTCCATGATAAAAATTTTTGATCATGTTTATGGTCATCAAGCTTTTTATACACAAGTTATAAAATCTACAATCCGTCCCAGTTTTCAAAATCAAGTTTGTGACGTTATTCGAGAACTGATTTTGAATGACTTTGATTATTCAGCTGATAGTTCGAGTATAGAGCCCATGTTACTTGCGTCTTATCAAGCACATGCGATTTTCGGCATGATTGTTTTTTGGGCCGAAGAAAATTTTGCTCATTCGCCGGCGTTTATGTCAGAGCAACTTCTTCATATTATTCAGGCTAAAAACAAAGTCGTATAA
- a CDS encoding DUF4870 domain-containing protein: MNDHRILNALSYFSILFAPVIVPVLIWIFAKSEDVTHHAKVALLTHIIPTIAGVLCFSSVFVTALTNGGLLANVSFFVTGSLFIFTLIAIVGLFIFNIVRGIQMLLTKNEEDAWI, encoded by the coding sequence ATGAATGATCATCGTATTTTAAATGCTTTAAGTTATTTTAGTATCCTCTTTGCACCAGTTATTGTGCCAGTATTGATTTGGATTTTTGCTAAATCAGAGGATGTTACTCATCATGCTAAAGTTGCATTACTAACTCACATTATTCCGACTATCGCTGGTGTTCTATGTTTCTCCAGTGTTTTCGTTACAGCTTTGACAAACGGCGGCTTACTCGCAAATGTATCATTTTTCGTTACCGGTAGCTTATTTATATTTACACTAATAGCTATTGTTGGATTGTTTATCTTTAATATTGTTCGAGGTATTCAAATGCTTTTAACGAAAAATGAAGAAGATGCTTGGATTTAA
- a CDS encoding acyl CoA:acetate/3-ketoacid CoA transferase, which produces MSKVIKASEAAKLIKDGDTVAFSGFGLACVNEEMAIAVEKRFLEEGAPRNLTVMHASALGDRREKGMSHWGHEGLIKRWIGGIAIASPKMAKLIEEDKCEAYNLPQGVITQLYREIAAKRPGVITKIGMGTFVDPRIEGAKMSASSKDNLVELLTIQDEEWLFYPSFPIQVALIRGTVADEFGNLTLEKEGLHMEVLPIAQAVRNSGGIVIAQVESVAKKGSLNPKDVRVPGILVDHIVISEPENHFQTENTQYNPAFSGHIQVPLGDIEPLALDDRKVIARRSAAELEPQTILNLGVGIPVNVSTVAAEEGVSDQLILTTEAGSVGGVPAGLADFGHAYNSEAIVDHHSQFDFYDGGGLDLSVLGLAQTDESGNVNVSKFGSRVAGCGGFINISQSAKKLIFAGTFTAGGLKTRVADGKLEILQEGKAKKFIKQVQQITFSGEYASTTDQTILYVTERAVFRLENGKMVLTEIAPGVDLEKDILGQMEFEPVIASDLKVMDSGMFSEQWGGLKAIIEKQTREGVSI; this is translated from the coding sequence TTGTCAAAAGTAATAAAAGCAAGTGAAGCAGCAAAATTAATAAAAGATGGCGATACTGTAGCTTTTAGTGGTTTCGGTTTAGCTTGTGTTAATGAAGAAATGGCTATCGCGGTTGAAAAGCGTTTTTTAGAAGAAGGGGCTCCGCGTAATCTAACCGTTATGCATGCTAGTGCGCTTGGTGATCGCAGGGAAAAAGGAATGAGTCATTGGGGACATGAAGGATTAATTAAACGCTGGATTGGCGGAATTGCGATTGCTTCTCCTAAAATGGCGAAACTAATTGAAGAAGACAAATGTGAAGCATACAATTTACCACAAGGTGTAATTACGCAACTTTACCGGGAAATCGCAGCTAAGCGACCAGGCGTTATTACAAAAATTGGTATGGGAACATTTGTAGACCCGCGTATTGAAGGGGCGAAAATGTCCGCGAGTTCTAAAGATAACTTAGTAGAGCTATTGACGATTCAAGACGAAGAATGGCTATTTTATCCAAGTTTTCCAATTCAAGTTGCACTCATTCGCGGAACTGTGGCAGATGAATTTGGGAACTTAACTTTAGAAAAAGAAGGCTTACATATGGAAGTCTTGCCAATTGCGCAGGCTGTTCGAAATTCAGGCGGAATTGTTATCGCTCAAGTAGAATCTGTTGCGAAAAAAGGATCGCTTAATCCTAAAGATGTAAGAGTTCCAGGAATTTTAGTTGATCATATTGTTATTTCAGAACCAGAAAATCATTTCCAAACTGAAAATACACAGTATAATCCAGCTTTCTCTGGACACATTCAAGTTCCTCTTGGCGATATTGAGCCACTTGCGTTAGATGACCGTAAAGTGATTGCGCGTCGTTCTGCAGCAGAACTAGAACCACAAACCATTTTAAATTTAGGTGTAGGAATTCCAGTAAATGTTTCTACTGTTGCAGCGGAAGAAGGCGTGAGTGACCAATTAATACTAACAACCGAAGCAGGATCTGTTGGCGGTGTTCCAGCTGGTTTAGCAGATTTCGGTCATGCGTATAACAGTGAAGCTATTGTCGATCATCATTCGCAGTTCGATTTTTACGATGGTGGCGGACTTGATTTATCCGTACTTGGTTTGGCGCAAACAGACGAATCCGGTAATGTGAATGTCAGCAAGTTTGGCTCAAGAGTTGCTGGCTGTGGTGGATTTATTAATATCTCCCAATCAGCGAAAAAATTAATTTTTGCCGGAACTTTTACTGCAGGTGGATTAAAGACGCGAGTAGCTGACGGCAAACTAGAGATTTTACAAGAAGGAAAAGCTAAAAAGTTTATCAAACAAGTTCAACAAATCACATTTAGCGGCGAATACGCTTCAACGACCGACCAAACAATTCTCTATGTGACAGAACGAGCTGTATTCCGTTTAGAAAATGGCAAAATGGTTCTAACAGAAATCGCACCAGGCGTTGATTTAGAAAAAGATATTCTTGGACAAATGGAATTCGAACCCGTTATTGCGAGTGATTTAAAAGTAATGGATAGCGGTATGTTTAGCGAACAATGGGGTGGCTTAAAAGCTATTATTGAAAAACAAACAAGAGAGGGAGTATCTATATGA
- a CDS encoding GGDEF domain-containing protein, with amino-acid sequence MVEQLVSNAAILLAGFYIISLVYKEPITKELSINRKMVIGVWAGLLGFALMIFGIPISNNVIVDLRHIPIIMVGFYGGPIPAIVSAVIITTSRFLISVNSAAVMAGVIMMLIGIITALFSKRLEKYNIWGVFILNIIACGFVVINLHLILAKEPDFWVNMFTFVSIALVIGAVSAGLMKNMIKSKQLFQKYEQDSTLDYLTRLSNVRQFDEKINHVMDAGSRQVTLMLIDIDYFKNINDTYGHDAGDAILKQLAIILKRNTSDGSEAFRNGGEEFSIVLLDCPIEKGNFFAEQVRKETEEHDFMIPSGKLVKITISVGVSSSKDGANTSEGLFKSADEALYKAKLTGRNRVCIADGN; translated from the coding sequence TTGGTTGAACAGTTGGTAAGTAATGCAGCGATATTACTCGCAGGATTTTATATTATTTCTTTAGTCTATAAAGAGCCAATTACGAAAGAATTATCGATAAATAGAAAAATGGTGATAGGTGTATGGGCAGGGCTGCTAGGATTTGCACTAATGATTTTTGGGATACCGATTTCAAATAATGTAATTGTTGATTTGCGTCATATTCCTATTATTATGGTGGGCTTTTACGGCGGGCCCATTCCGGCAATTGTTTCGGCGGTCATTATTACAACTTCACGCTTTTTAATTTCAGTGAATTCTGCAGCAGTGATGGCTGGTGTAATCATGATGTTGATTGGCATTATAACAGCTCTTTTTAGCAAACGCTTAGAAAAATATAATATTTGGGGCGTTTTTATTTTGAATATTATTGCGTGCGGTTTTGTAGTCATTAATTTACATTTGATTTTAGCAAAAGAGCCAGACTTCTGGGTTAATATGTTTACATTTGTATCTATCGCGCTTGTAATTGGCGCTGTTTCCGCAGGTTTAATGAAGAATATGATTAAATCAAAGCAATTGTTTCAAAAATACGAACAAGACTCTACACTCGATTATCTGACGCGGTTATCGAATGTAAGGCAATTTGATGAAAAAATCAACCATGTGATGGACGCCGGAAGTAGACAAGTGACATTAATGTTAATTGATATAGATTACTTTAAAAATATTAACGATACATACGGCCATGACGCTGGTGATGCCATTTTGAAACAATTAGCTATTATTTTAAAACGAAACACATCAGATGGTTCTGAGGCATTTAGAAATGGCGGGGAAGAATTTTCCATTGTCTTATTAGATTGTCCGATTGAAAAAGGTAATTTTTTTGCTGAACAAGTGCGAAAAGAAACGGAAGAGCACGATTTTATGATACCGAGTGGAAAACTAGTGAAAATTACGATTTCAGTTGGTGTTAGCAGTAGTAAAGATGGTGCTAATACAAGTGAAGGTTTGTTTAAATCTGCCGATGAAGCCCTGTATAAAGCAAAATTAACCGGACGAAATCGTGTTTGTATTGCAGATGGAAATTAG
- a CDS encoding SDR family oxidoreductase has product MGKLAGKVAVVTGAASGMGQQIAVLFAKEGAKVVVADLNLEAAQKTVALIEDEQGTALAVVANVTKQDDIESMINKATETYGTLDILVNNAGIMDNFVPAGELTDELWDKVFAINTTGVMRATRKALHIFEEKGQGVIVNIASAGGLFGSRAGAAYTASKHAVVGFTKNVGFQYANKNIRCNAIAPGAVNTNIGTTIYAPDQFGQERAMIGMGTNPRAGDASEIAKVALFLASDDASFVNGTVITADAGWTAY; this is encoded by the coding sequence ATGGGGAAATTAGCTGGAAAAGTAGCAGTTGTAACAGGGGCAGCTTCTGGAATGGGGCAACAAATTGCGGTTCTTTTTGCGAAAGAAGGGGCGAAGGTTGTTGTTGCGGATTTAAATTTAGAAGCGGCACAAAAAACAGTCGCATTAATTGAAGACGAACAAGGGACAGCACTTGCGGTTGTTGCGAATGTCACGAAACAAGACGATATTGAAAGCATGATTAACAAAGCTACTGAGACATACGGAACGTTAGATATTTTAGTAAACAATGCGGGCATCATGGATAATTTTGTCCCAGCCGGCGAATTAACAGATGAGCTTTGGGATAAAGTGTTTGCGATAAATACAACTGGAGTAATGCGAGCAACTAGAAAAGCACTTCATATCTTTGAAGAAAAAGGACAGGGAGTTATCGTTAATATCGCATCTGCTGGAGGCTTGTTTGGCTCAAGAGCAGGGGCAGCGTATACAGCTTCTAAGCATGCTGTCGTTGGTTTTACAAAAAATGTTGGTTTCCAGTATGCTAATAAAAATATTCGCTGTAATGCTATAGCACCTGGAGCTGTAAATACAAATATTGGTACTACTATTTATGCTCCAGATCAATTTGGGCAAGAACGAGCTATGATTGGAATGGGAACAAACCCTCGCGCTGGTGATGCCTCTGAAATCGCCAAAGTAGCTCTATTTTTAGCTTCGGATGATGCTAGTTTTGTAAACGGAACGGTAATTACTGCAGACGCTGGTTGGACAGCTTACTAA
- a CDS encoding sigma-54 interaction domain-containing protein: MFDLMDNLLGVQSFGELNKDMPTTLFVTDADGNILISNKFTALTVGMSLEELLRCNVRDLVEDGVYNDSVTLEAIRTKQKKTKVINTKKGFSIRSTSTPILYPDGTVHLVVTMSDETQPDSFKTWRGEAISGNKESLLLEDYKENDGTVIVAESVAMKQIVRVCNQIAPFDSKVLLYGESGTGKEVLSRYIHEKSEQAAGPFISINCAAIPKALFESELFGHEKGSFTGADIEKPGMLELADGGTLFLDEISEMPLELQAKMLRVLETGEVRRLGSTTETKRRFRLISATNRNLGEMVEKGTFRRDLYYRINVVPVHIPALRERPQDIIGLARQFIQKFNQKYQKDFQLSGDKTKELLSHNWPGNVRELRNQIERLVVMSGNKEVTVSETDDFALDLHFKEQTKKESLHLKDYLQDVEKHFILRVLEESDGNVTKAASVLGIHRSVLYRKLKTLH, encoded by the coding sequence ATGTTTGACTTAATGGATAACTTGCTGGGAGTACAGTCATTTGGTGAATTAAATAAGGACATGCCGACGACGCTTTTTGTCACTGATGCAGACGGTAATATTTTAATTTCTAATAAATTCACTGCGCTTACGGTCGGAATGTCGCTTGAAGAATTACTTCGTTGTAATGTAAGGGACTTAGTGGAAGACGGTGTGTACAATGATTCTGTCACGCTAGAAGCAATCCGAACCAAACAAAAGAAAACAAAAGTTATCAATACGAAGAAAGGTTTTAGTATTCGTTCGACTTCTACGCCAATTCTCTATCCAGATGGCACCGTGCATTTAGTTGTTACGATGTCAGATGAAACGCAACCAGATAGTTTTAAAACATGGCGTGGTGAGGCAATTTCGGGCAATAAAGAGTCACTTCTTCTTGAAGATTATAAAGAAAATGATGGCACCGTGATAGTAGCGGAGAGCGTCGCGATGAAACAGATAGTTCGAGTATGCAATCAAATAGCCCCGTTTGACAGTAAAGTCTTATTATACGGGGAGTCCGGTACTGGTAAAGAAGTCTTGTCGCGCTATATTCATGAAAAAAGTGAACAAGCTGCTGGACCATTTATCTCGATTAACTGTGCGGCAATCCCAAAAGCATTATTTGAATCTGAGCTTTTCGGACATGAAAAAGGTTCATTTACCGGTGCGGATATTGAAAAACCCGGGATGCTTGAGCTAGCTGATGGCGGCACACTATTTTTAGATGAAATTTCTGAAATGCCGTTAGAGCTTCAAGCGAAAATGCTCCGAGTGCTTGAAACTGGCGAGGTAAGAAGACTGGGCTCAACAACTGAGACGAAACGGCGCTTTAGACTTATTTCAGCGACAAATCGAAACCTTGGCGAAATGGTTGAAAAAGGAACGTTTAGGCGTGATTTATATTATCGTATTAATGTAGTGCCGGTTCATATTCCAGCACTTAGAGAGCGACCGCAAGATATTATTGGCCTTGCACGTCAGTTCATTCAAAAATTTAATCAAAAGTATCAAAAAGATTTTCAATTAAGCGGCGATAAAACGAAAGAATTACTTTCTCATAACTGGCCAGGAAATGTACGTGAACTTAGAAACCAGATTGAACGCTTAGTTGTTATGTCTGGTAATAAAGAAGTGACAGTTTCTGAAACAGATGATTTTGCGCTAGACTTACATTTTAAAGAGCAAACGAAAAAAGAATCACTTCATTTAAAAGATTATTTACAAGACGTGGAAAAACACTTTATATTGCGAGTGCTCGAAGAAAGTGATGGAAACGTGACAAAAGCGGCTAGTGTGCTTGGGATTCATCGCTCTGTTTTATATCGAAAACTAAAAACACTTCATTAA